The following DNA comes from Sander lucioperca isolate FBNREF2018 chromosome 2, SLUC_FBN_1.2, whole genome shotgun sequence.
GTCCTGACTGGTCACGCCATAACTGCTAATGTTACCAGAGAACCAGGCAAGCGGGTCATGGCTGTtaacaacgtgtagcctgttcagtggCTGTAGCCGACAAACGGTGAgtaattttaagccaagaaaggGTGGCTGTAAATAGatagagaggaccgtgagtttgtgCTATTTTTGGTGGTGGTTTCCGTAATTTTAAGccaaggaagtgtgtctgtcactGGGGTAGAGAGGACGGCGAGGTCAGTGGGGTAGAGGGGACGGCGAAGTCAGTGGGGTAGAGGGGACGGCGAGGTAGTGGTGTTTTTAGCGGCTGTTGCCATCATTTTTAGCcgagaaagtgtgtctgtcagttggggaGGGAGGACGGCGAGGTAGTGGTGTTtttagctagcctggctccgccctcctacgtacttacgctcaattttcatttcccttcagtactatgTCTTGGTTCGCAGTATAGCCTCGGTTTTCTtcagccaaatatttggcggtccaatcagcgaacagagggagtggctgagaacgatgacattGAGGCTGTGCGCTAGAGTTGTAGTCctgtaatggcggcggagaaagatgcgagcgtaGCCATTGTGGCaatgctgccgaatatccagaagttaaagcccgagcaagaacaatctttgctgagttttgtgggcggccatgatgttgtggccctcctccccacagggtttgaaaaaagtttgattttccagctcgctccgttagtggtgaagtagttggctaaggctaatgctagcgatgctaatgctaaatataagccttgtcggtctcccctcttgttgcacatgtgcatgacatacgtcacgaccaaacgttagtgattggttatggcagagtggctctgggcagatccaatagttttaaacttcaacaaagtacccgccttcaaggaagttaacgtCTTGTCAacggagagtggccagactctctgtacaaatgaaatgtatgagagtctggtaggaccaggctagtttTTAGCGGCTGTTGCCGCAATTTTAAGCCAAGATAGGGTGGCTGTCAGTCAGGtacagcatctaacgttagctactctgctgcgctgtggagtaatgtctggctatgtaaGACAAGCGTTTAGCAACGTTGATGCTGtgttctcaacctggcaacctccgtgaacgtCATGTGTGGGGAGGAGGGGACGGGGGAGACGACTCagtccagtattttgaatttggactgcagtaattaaacgctagctgtcagtattacattggaccttaaaaaaactgtgaaaagcTTTGAAAGCCTAAGAGAGAATCTTTGGTACAAAAACCTAAACAAGGATTAAATGTTGAGACTGTGATAAAAATAAATGCCTCTTTCTCTTTGCTATGCTGGATGCTCTCCTCCTGTTAGTCACATGGAGCCCTTCATCCACATTGATGATGAGAGGCCAACCACTGAAATCAGTCACTGTTAGGGCTTCAAAGCAGAGGGGAGTAACTGTGGGATGATGCCAGGAAACTAAGGTCAGCTGCCTCATTCATAAAATGGAGTTATGGTTAAATTTCTTTTTGTGTAATGATGTGAGCAGAAACCCACAATCAGCAGTTACAGTATTTATAACAACTTGTTATAGGCTTGAATAAATTTCTTCTTAGTTATATGTTGGGCTTCTGCAACGGGGGAAATCGTTAAGGCTATCATTATTGGCATACCTTATTTGTTAAAGCTGGGACAAATTAATAATCAAATccaattttgttgttttgttgtatggtTTTTGTTCAAAGATATAGTTAGTACATGCTTTgaagtatcaatcttctcatccaactctcggcaaaaaagtgaataagcatgtttcacaaaatgttgaattttTAACAGAATGCCATAAACTATGTCTAAACCATGTCTGTTAAAGTAATCTACATTCTTTTTTGTGatcaatttgtttttattgattttatgaTTATATAGTGGTTGGGGTTGCAAGTtggaagattacaaataaagtaGATGAATATAATCACAAATATCCATGCATTAATCAGCACAAAATTGACACGCAACCACAAAGAAGACAAAAATAGAAGAAATAAGAGTATTTGTTTTGCCTCCCTCACATATCTCTCCCTTTGGCTCCCTCCCACCCCACCGACCCTATGGACACGGAGATTGTAAAGTAGGAAAGTAATCTCCATTctgtacatgcacacaaataatATATTGAAGCTTATGCAGCAAAGTGCTTCATGTGAATAAAGCGTAGGCATCCATGGAAAATGATTTTAAAACTACAAACTAAACTAATTTAGTTTGAGTGTAAATCGAATGACACTTTTAGCATTTTGTTGAACCAAAATGGTACCTGGAAGGAGTCCCAGACTGCAGACATCAGCAAAAATTGAACAAAAATTGTGTGTGAACATGATGTCAAATATTTGGGAGCCCTAAACTGCCCACTATATTAAATGAAATTTGTCTTGTGATTATTTGTAATGGAAACTGGAAATTGTTGTTTCCATTACTTGGCTTGCTGTACTACTGTATTGCTCAGAAAGGACATGACACTTTCACATCAACCCAGCACATCCTGTTCTCCTTCCTGTGCcaaagtgacacacacacacacacacacacacacacacacacacacacacacacacacgcacactcacacacacacacacacacacacacacacacacacacacacacacacacacacgcgcgtgcgcacacacacacacacacacacacacacacacacacacgcacacacacacacacacacacacacacagctcagttcAAGACAAGATTGATGTTGCACTGATTAGTGTGGATCAATAAATTTATTATACAGTAGGCTGTCAGAAAATCAACGAGGATCAGGAAAATCATCTTTAATCttattcttttttgttttgttgctgtctgatgtgtttgtgtgtgtgtgtgtgtgtgtgtgtgtgtgtgtgtgtttgtatgcctACGTGACAGCATGTGTGGCCACGcacagtatgtgtatgtgtgctgacATATGTCAGTGTGTATCTGTTTGTGCAGTtgagtgtttctgtttctctattTTAGGCTCGAGtttgtttctctttgtgtgtgctgtgatttggtgtgtgtgtgttttgtgtttgcctcagcgtgtgtgcacatgtacgtgcatgtctgtgtgtcaaAATGAACTTTGTGACCTTTCCACGATAGCCAAGCTAAATAAAGACACAGCCGTCTTTCTCCCCTCTTCATATTGGGCAACCTTGGTTGTAAGTCACATACAACTGCACAAGTAATCTATTTTATTGTGTGTTGATCCGCTAACACATCAGCTGCAGATTTTTATGGCCGTTTCACAGCCTGCGTGTGTACTTTTCAATCAGATGATTCAATTCTGATTTGGGTTCTCATCAGAGTTCTGGCTAGGCTTCGATTAAGAAACATAGCACTAATAGAGTTATTACAGCAGAGCCTGATGCTGCCTATGATAATACTGTAACAATTTGGCCTCTCGATTCTTTTCTTTCCACCAGTAACACCAGGAGGCACAATAATGCATCAGAGTTTATATCCATGAAAAACATGAAAGTAATTGTGTCCACAGGCATAGCAGAAATTAGGCTCATTCCCTACTCAATGGTGAGGCCATACTTCTAGAAATCATCACACTTCCAGCTGGAAAACTgcaaggcttttattttgacacatcttttgtgtgttaattagtgaaaatgtttttgtgttttcgaATCTGGTTTAATcaaactcacacactcacacaaccaCATACCTCTGTGCTTCTGTACACAATGGGCACAATGCTTTCTCTAACCCCAAAACCTAGCACATTAAATTAGCTCAACCAAACACCAATGCAAAAAAATAGTAATGTATGCAGCCATATCTCACTGGAATAGTCTGTCATACTTTATAATACAAATTGTTATTACcaattgtattgtattatttaCTCTATTTAGAGTATGTGTAAAaactgtgtttttgtatttttctgacCCCCAGTAAGAGTGGTTGTTGCCAAGGTAACAGCTAAAGGAGAGCCAAATTAACAATTAAAAACTACTTGCCTTACCCAGAACTCTTAACCAAGTCTGGTTATGTCCTTATTTTCTCACAaggtttaaacacacacacacacacacacacacacacacacacacacacacacacacacatagacgcatgcacacacacacacgcacacacacacacatgaacacacgcacacacgcgcacacacacacacacacacacacacacacacacacacacacacacacacacacacacacacacactgtgtctcTCATTTTTCATCCTGCCTCTTGGATGTTTTCAACAGACAAATTACTAGTGAAGAAATCTACCCTCcaaacacataggcctacatattcATACTGTGTATTTGCTACATCCATTGTCTCTGTCTattcatatatttgttgtatgtACACCTCTCTTTGTATATGAGCTTgcatgtgcattttttttttctcaaggcTTCTATCGAGTGTGAATAAGAGGCTAATGAGTATATTGTGTTTCATGTTAGTCAGACTCCACTTCCACCAATCAGGCCTGTTTTATATTCCAGTTGAGGCTAGAGAATAAGCAGCTTAGGGACACTGTGTCTGTTTGAATATACAACACTGTAAACATACCTCAGAGCTCCCTACGCTTGCACCTCAAACCACACCCATGAATATGGAAATGAAACTGAGGACGTAAAGGTGGTACATCACTTCGGTGGTGTATCTTCTTCGAGTGGAAATATGTGCGTGAGGAAAAGCAGGACAGAGAGGCTTGATTCACTGCTGAGAAATCCCAACTGCTCATCAGCATAAATCAATTACAATTCACTGTAGGCTCGCTGACCTCAAATATAACAAGCTGTTactacaagtgtgtgtgtgtgtgtgtgtgtgtgtgtgtgtgtgtgcatctatgTGGGTTGAGCCTGTTTCATGACATGAATACAGACACTTGGTGCAGAATGACATATtcaatatgtatgtgtgtgtgtgcacatgtgatATTTGGCAACATGCTCCAATTCCTTGTAGATTTTCTCTGTTTGTTGGCAGCAAGCGACGTCCCTGAGGAGGCTTACTTCTCATGTCCTACTGTGATAGGAGATTTTCCAATGACATCTTGAACTGCCATCAGCCCACAATAAAATGGACTATTTCCTGACGTGTTAGGGCGGTTTAATAATGGCTGGAAATTACTTTAGATTGCACTTCGGTTTAACATGTAtgctacaaaaacattttgttaaaactCTCTTATTTGTAAAACAACGTACTGGTAATTTTCTTCCAggaaattatcttttttttttgttttaatctttGCCCTCAGCCCTGATGTTGTATCATgtgaaaatacaataaataaacaaaccgGGGAATGACTCGTGATTTTTCAAGTAGCTTTATTTCCAAACTGGAGAGAGAAGGTGACAGATGGCGGATAGAAGATTGTAAAGCTCAGACAATGCAGTTTAGTCCAAACACAGTAGGAGAAGAAACAGTACAGGCAGTTTCAGGGGAGAGCATGGTGATCAAGAGACAGATTACTGCATCTGTCACCTTTTAGCCATAattcatactttttaaaataaacaaagcaGCAGTCTCACCACATAAACCCATGGTTGGGGGATTTGAGCAGCATTGCAACTCATATTTATTGGAAACGGCCATGGATTCATGGCCTCTGTGGCTATTTTTGTTGTAATTGCGTTGCTATAGCTGTTTGTATTTCAGGAGAGAAAATAACCCTTTCAGATGAGTGAAGGGAACAGATGTTTAAGTGCACAGAGCTCTTACTCTCAACCATTTTGTTTTATCAGTTATTTGAATCTCCAAACATCTCTGTGTGGTATGGATTGTAGCCTGCAAAAAGCCTGCAAATCATCCAACTGAAACAGGCTACGGGTGCTAATAACATTTTCATGTTCGATTACTTTTTCAGGAAAACAGAGAGATTTTCCTGCTGCAGTATgcttaaaaaaatgtacatcCATGAATGTGCTTGTATTTCTGATTGAACATTTTGCTGTACTATAACTTGATGAAACAATGACATATGTTACATTTGTAGATTCTGCATTATGCACATAACTCAAAGTTTGTGTTCCTTCAATTCAACACAAATACATCCCAAACTCATATATAGCTCAATCTCCACAAAGCAAGAGCTCGACGACACAAATCAATTCAGCTCTTATTAAAGATATTACAAATCTGTACAGTGATCTCGCTCTTTGATATCAGTTCCACTTTGCTTgactttcagaataaaagcacaGTAGCCTAACTGAACAATAAATAGGtaacagacagaaaacacaaaatagtttgtaaataaataatacagtgTTTTGAATCTTTTCCTCTCGTCACATACACCATATATAAAGTAATACTTCATTAAAGCAACACAGAGCCAGATATCACTGAGTCAGGCTGATGTCCTATAAGGCTCTTTGGTCCCTAGAGGGTGTTCACTAAATAGCCATGTACTGATAAACACTGACTTTCAGTTCAATAAGACTTAACTCAATGTAGCAATGTCCATACTGATCTGTCCATCAAGTAGAAACATTCACAAAGTGATGTCTGCACCAGGAATTCTGGTCTCTACTCTTATCAATATTGCAGTAGATCTGCAGTACATAGCAGCCTGATGAGGCACTGACACTCTTTACAGAAAAGCATTAAAGTCAacacgtgcacgcacgcacacacgcacacacacacacacacacacacacacacacacacacacacacacacacacacacacacaggtcagcaGTATTAGACAATTAGTAAATTGaagtgttgctgctgacagcCCTTGTCCCATTGAGTCAATAAGCCTGTGTGCTGTTCACATTTAAAGACacattttctgttctttttcatCAAGGAATCTGACAGAGCCTCAGTCTCATGGTGAGAATAATAAATGTACCATTTATGCTCTTGCCTCTCAGCTATAAACCAAATGTGCCATGTTGAGGTCCACTGCAGGTGACAATGTGCCAGAGGCGTTGGTAAAGAGTGACTCAACCAAATGGTTCTCAGAATAACCCATGTAGGCGTAATTAGGGATAACATTACACATCcataattgcattgtttatgTGTCCTTTACAGTCAATGTAAATGTCTACCCGCTTAATCAGGGTTCTGGAAAATAACGTTGAATAATAAGAATCTAgttttttttcagtcttcatcGGATGCACCTCCCATTAGATACTGTGAATAACATTTGAAACACTTTCAAGAGGCTAAAAAGAGTTTTGATTGTTCCTCAAATGTCATTGTCACATCCGTGTTCATTAAAAGGATTGCTCAATCCAGTCCATTGGTGTGAAAGTCCAGGTTAAGTTAAATAGCATGAAACAGCAAAGCTAAGAGGATGAGGATGATCACATTGTCTTCTTTTCACATCTCActaacattttgttgtttactTTTAAGTCCAAAATCCCCCACACTTAAGCTTATTCTGTATTTCATAAAAGGTGACAGCCATGAGTTTCATTACAAACAACCTGATTGTCCATTATGACCCACACCAAGCCACAAGCAAGGTGTCTGATGTGCATGCTTTCCTTATGAAAGCCCTCAAGTTCAATTTGAAAGGGTGCCCTTGTCTGTGCCATCACGCTTGAAATTGTCAGAAACCTtctcttgttgttgttgttgttgttgctgctgctgctgcgtgtTTTAGATAAAAATCAGGGGAACACATGTTTGCCCTGCAGCTGGGCAAATTAGGACTGCAGATGTAAGAAATCACCACTAAGCTTGTGTGCTCCTTGTGCTCTGTATCGATAAATAAATGGCCATAGGCTCACAGAAACCTAAGGTCACTTTTCTTATTTATACTTGTTTTCTTTTCCCATTAGTCCTGTAGAATTTAATAATTacaacatattatatattttacattaaacTGTCTGTATTCTTATTTAGGAGTTCATTCTCAACTGTTCTTCTGCTTCCCTCTGTCAGTTTTATAAAGAGTGTATAGCCTACATTTCTTCAATGATTCTGCACCGCCTGTGCCCCAGCATTATCCATAATTCAATGTGATCTGGAGATAAAACTTTGTAATCAAAATACGTGTAAAGCAGTCAAGTATTGAGTGCTGCCTCTATTCCATGTCCTGTTTTCATCCCACAccatgtaaaaatgtatgcGTGTATCTGCTGAAAGCTGCGATTTCACAGTCCAAGTTGCCTGTTTGGCACACTGTGGCTGTAAAAGAGTGTCTCTCAGTTCTGAACTTCATGCTGGAATTTCcacagttcaacatttttttaagacaGCCCTTTGAGTGTTCGGAAATGGAAATTGTTGATTTTTATATGCTTTTTGAGTTCATGTCCTATACAGGGGATATGTATGCTAAAAGAAAGTACCCTTGGTGCTACTACACAGTATCTTTTTGAAGGCCTTTCTGAAGTCTTTGTTGAAAATGGTGTAGATGACTGGGttgagtgaggagttgcagtaaccgatccaaaaaaaaaacgtaaagaGTGGACCAGGGATGGCACATGTCTCCGGACACACTGCCTGCAGAGAGTAGGAGAAGAAGAACGGGAACCAGCACACCACAAAGACACCGATTACCACCGCCAGAACAAATGTGAAACGCTTCTCTCTGTTAACCATCGCTTTACGCCTCGCTGCTCCAGGGTCGTTCTCTGCTTTTGACCTTCTCCCTGGCACCAGCCGAGCCCCCTTCGAAGTGGCGATCATGTCCCGGTAACGCTTGACTGAGGCCGGGGAGTGGACCCCCCCTCCTGCAGGTGATCCTGGCATGCTGGTGCTGCCTCGGCCTCCTCCATGGCTGTGCTCCATATCGCTGTCTGTGCTTGAGCTGTCACCATTGTTATTGTCAGCTTTTTTTCCTCCCTGCCGTTTGCCCTTCTTCCCCTTCTCTTTAGTCTTGGCAGGGGCAGACTGAGGCACAGAGGAGGGAGTTGAGGGGCCAAGAGGAGAAGTATCAAGGGAGGTTGTAACAGGGGTCATGGCTAGAGAAGGGGATGGAGGTTGCAGAAGATTATTGGAGGTGGGATTCTGGGAGGTTTGAGTCTCTCCTGGGGAAGGAGAAGGAGTGATGGCGAGGGTTGGGGGTCTGACATTGGATGTTTTGTTCGATGACGGGGGTGTGCTTTCTTCATCATCCTTCCCGTTGGCTTGTACATGTCGTGGAGGCTGACTTGGTGTAGCAGAGCCGACCCCATCCTTCCTGGGCTCTCCTGGTGGACAACGTGTTCTCTGTTTGGCAATTTGGTAGATTCTTATGTTGACCAGAATCATGATGAGGCATGGAGCAAAGAAGGAGCCGATGGTGGAGTAAAGGATGTACCAGCGTTCATCATTCAGCCTGCACTGAGGTCCCCTCTCACTCCCCTCATCCCCTCCTTCGCTTTTGTTCAGTGAGAGCAGGGGAGGGAAAGAGATGACGGCAGAGATGAGCCACACCACCACGATAGCGGCTTTGATGCGTTTGGGAGTCCGCTGACGCCCGTAAGTAACCCTGGAAATTGACAGGAAGCGGTCCAGTGAGATGGCGCACAGGTGCACAATGGAGGAGGTGCAAAACAGCACATCCAGCGCTAGGTAGATCTCACACCACAGAGATTTGAAGTACCAGTAGCCAAGCAGTTCATTGGCCAGAGAAAAGGGGATGATGAGTGTGGCCACTAAAATGTCTGCAGCAGCCAGTGACACTAAAAACAGATTCTGCGGTCCTCGGAGAGACCGGCTGGTCAGGACAGCGATGATGACCATAATGTTCCCCACGATGGTAAAGAGGACCATCAAGGTTATAGCGGTGGCGAAGGCCGCCGTGGCTTCAGGGGAGTAAGGGGCGAGCTTCAGGATGCTCTGGTTGCAGGGCACGGAGGCTCCGGCGCTGGTCACACTGCTGTTCCAGCCGCTCAGCTCCATGGAGCAGCCGTTCTCCATAACCGAGGCCATGCTGGGATTAGCTTTCCAGCGTTTTTGTTTGGTCACTGAATAAAATGTGTTTCCAAAACCGTTAATTGTTTTAATGATTGTGTTATAAGATTATCATACATTGTCTGTGCACAATACAATACTGTGTTTACactttaaataatatatttgattataatacattataatttgtgTATTTACCTCAGTTGCTCTCGTTGTGTCCCTCTGTTGTTTCCAAACGAGTGCTCCCTTGCATCCTCCACGGGATCTCTTCCAAGTCCATTTTAAGCATACAAAACAGTTCTGGGCAATGCGGCAAGACACAGATCACggtttttcaattaaaaagatTTGCCACTTTGTAAAACAGATTACGTCCCACCCCCCCAGAAAAATGGTGATGCTGATTGCTCTGCCCGAAAAACTAAAACTTCTTTAGCGCACGAAGTttgattcttttctttcttaGTGGGTTAATTACTGTCTTAACGATGAGAAGATTACATTTATAATAATGTCATTTAGATTCGAAAAAACAAGATCGAATGAGAGTAAATAATCTCGACCCCTCTTGAGATCTCCGTGCGTCCTCGTTTGGAGACGCGCGTATAACTGACAGTCTCATCTGAACAGCGAACACTGAATGGTTTAGATAAAGTGAAATAAAGTTACTATGCAATATTTACAGTGATTTACTAATAAAAAGATAGCGTTTCAAATCGAACAACAGAAAGCTCAAAGTTAACCTCAAGCGCTCCAGCTTTGCGCATTAAGAAACATATGAAGTCAAAACGCGTTGTTCCTTCAGTAGTGAAATGATCCCCGGAGAGCAGCTTCAGTCTGTGAGTCTCAGGAGCTGTTTCTCGGTCCTTGGTGCTTCTGTCTCGTCAGAAGTTCACCGGGATACGAAGATACAGCTGTTCCGCTGGCGCACATCGCAGGCTTCCTCACAGAGGCGCAGCAGCATCTTCACTTTGTGAACGG
Coding sequences within:
- the adra2b gene encoding alpha-2B adrenergic receptor — protein: MASVMENGCSMELSGWNSSVTSAGASVPCNQSILKLAPYSPEATAAFATAITLMVLFTIVGNIMVIIAVLTSRSLRGPQNLFLVSLAAADILVATLIIPFSLANELLGYWYFKSLWCEIYLALDVLFCTSSIVHLCAISLDRFLSISRVTYGRQRTPKRIKAAIVVVWLISAVISFPPLLSLNKSEGGDEGSERGPQCRLNDERWYILYSTIGSFFAPCLIMILVNIRIYQIAKQRTRCPPGEPRKDGVGSATPSQPPRHVQANGKDDEESTPPSSNKTSNVRPPTLAITPSPSPGETQTSQNPTSNNLLQPPSPSLAMTPVTTSLDTSPLGPSTPSSVPQSAPAKTKEKGKKGKRQGGKKADNNNGDSSSTDSDMEHSHGGGRGSTSMPGSPAGGGVHSPASVKRYRDMIATSKGARLVPGRRSKAENDPGAARRKAMVNREKRFTFVLAVVIGVFVVCWFPFFFSYSLQAVCPETCAIPGPLFTFFFWIGYCNSSLNPVIYTIFNKDFRKAFKKILCSSTKGTFF